In the genome of Microaerobacter geothermalis, one region contains:
- a CDS encoding M20 metallopeptidase family protein translates to MELKLEIGNAIQELSPWTVEVRRYLHQHPELSREEKETAKYIKRHLEEMGIEVMSYGETDVIGLLKGTATRGDKQTKTVALRADIDALPVTEETGLRFASKNKGIMHACGHDGHTSILLTVAKVLSERKHLIKGNIKFIFQHAEEVVPGGAEGLVKAGVLDDVDAIFGLHLWQPVKSGIIAVKPGPIMAGADEFLIRIKGKGGHGSMPHDTVDPVVVASSLIMNLQTLVSRSINPLYPVVVSVGTLQAGTTYNVIPDTAYLRGTIRYFHHEVQDSMPGLIRRLSEGICSAFGAACEVEYTYGDPPVINDEEMNHLVQQAASFVVGEENVIEATPSMGGEDFAYYLQKKPGCFFFVGIQNDQNVYPHHHPKFDIDEEMLPVGAAVMTTIALSYLK, encoded by the coding sequence ATGGAACTTAAACTTGAGATCGGAAACGCTATTCAGGAGTTAAGCCCGTGGACTGTAGAGGTAAGAAGATATCTTCATCAGCATCCAGAGTTGTCCCGTGAGGAAAAGGAAACGGCAAAATATATTAAAAGGCATTTGGAAGAGATGGGCATTGAAGTGATGAGCTATGGGGAAACGGATGTCATCGGATTATTAAAAGGAACGGCAACCCGTGGAGACAAACAAACGAAAACCGTAGCCCTTAGGGCCGATATCGATGCTCTGCCGGTTACCGAAGAAACGGGATTACGATTTGCTTCTAAAAATAAAGGAATCATGCATGCCTGTGGTCATGATGGGCATACCTCTATCCTTCTGACGGTTGCAAAGGTTTTGTCAGAAAGAAAGCATCTGATCAAAGGAAATATTAAATTTATCTTTCAACATGCAGAGGAAGTGGTTCCTGGCGGAGCTGAAGGATTGGTAAAAGCAGGGGTATTGGATGATGTGGATGCCATATTTGGCCTTCATCTCTGGCAGCCCGTAAAGAGTGGGATTATTGCCGTGAAGCCGGGCCCAATTATGGCCGGGGCAGATGAGTTTTTGATCCGTATCAAAGGAAAGGGCGGACATGGTTCCATGCCCCATGATACCGTTGATCCGGTAGTGGTTGCCTCTTCATTGATTATGAATCTGCAGACCTTGGTCAGCCGTTCTATTAATCCCTTATATCCTGTGGTTGTTTCCGTGGGGACTTTGCAGGCAGGAACTACTTATAATGTGATTCCTGACACGGCATATCTTCGGGGAACGATTCGTTATTTTCATCATGAGGTTCAGGATTCTATGCCAGGTCTAATAAGAAGGCTGTCGGAAGGGATTTGCTCTGCATTTGGAGCAGCCTGTGAGGTGGAGTATACCTATGGAGACCCGCCGGTGATCAATGATGAGGAAATGAATCATTTGGTCCAACAGGCAGCTTCTTTCGTTGTCGGGGAAGAAAATGTCATCGAGGCTACCCCGAGCATGGGAGGGGAAGATTTTGCATACTATCTGCAGAAAAAACCGGGCTGTTTCTTCTTTGTAGGAATTCAGAATGATCAAAATGTATATCCCCATCATCACCCTAAATTTGACATTGATGAAGAGATGCTTCCGGTGGGAGCAGCGGTCATGACGACCATTGCTTTAAGTTATCTGAAGTAA
- a CDS encoding sigma 54-interacting transcriptional regulator: MDIFSIIIEELSYGMLVLDEQAKKIRIWNRRMAEWFGLKINDMVNQSLNSLPAEILEVYRQFTAKKKDRQEVEFYKQDQFFRGEWKRCQLKNQKNSVILIIRQDFSYQELKDVYQASFDEIIITDGEGKILWINAKSEELYGIPPSQLIGRKTTELSDEGYFTPSITPQIISSRERVSGIQETASGKKVYVTGNPILDENGNIRRIIFNSRDVDEIEMLQSRLEKTEYLLTEYRSQLTRMKQSQSEENDVIAISEKMKDLYQLVEKVALVDSTILVVGESGVGKGVFASLIHKKSNRKNQPFIHINCGAIPSTLIESELFGYEAGAFTGARKEGKRGVIEMAEGGTLFLDEIGEIPLNIQVKLLQVLQEGRFRRVGGNQFIQVNARIIAATNQDLRKMIAEGRFREDLYYRLNVIPITIPPLRHRKEEIPELIRYFLNKVNQKYQTYKYFNREAMEILCQYDWPGNVRELENMVERLVVVSESVEISSLHLPEYMYQKHLKHSSPSILVKNICPLKEAVEEVEKQLILKAYEKYQNTYRCAEALGVNQSTVVRKINKYAIKKGEIQWQFQRKN, translated from the coding sequence TTGGATATCTTTTCGATCATCATTGAGGAATTAAGTTATGGGATGTTGGTACTGGATGAACAGGCAAAAAAAATTCGAATTTGGAATCGGCGGATGGCTGAGTGGTTCGGATTGAAAATTAACGATATGGTGAATCAGTCTTTAAATAGTCTGCCTGCAGAAATATTAGAAGTTTACCGGCAATTTACAGCGAAGAAAAAAGATCGGCAGGAAGTGGAGTTTTATAAACAGGATCAATTTTTTAGGGGAGAATGGAAACGATGTCAATTAAAAAATCAGAAAAATAGTGTAATTCTAATAATTAGACAAGACTTTTCTTATCAGGAGTTAAAGGATGTGTATCAAGCCTCCTTTGACGAAATTATCATCACTGACGGAGAAGGGAAAATTCTGTGGATCAATGCTAAAAGTGAGGAGTTATATGGAATCCCTCCTTCTCAGTTGATTGGCAGAAAAACCACTGAACTGTCTGATGAAGGATATTTTACTCCTTCAATTACCCCACAGATTATTTCCAGCAGAGAAAGGGTGTCAGGGATCCAGGAAACGGCCAGTGGAAAAAAAGTGTATGTCACAGGAAATCCGATACTGGATGAAAACGGGAATATCCGCCGGATTATTTTTAACTCCAGAGATGTGGATGAAATTGAAATGCTGCAGAGCCGTTTGGAAAAAACAGAATATTTATTGACGGAATACAGAAGTCAGTTAACTCGCATGAAGCAGTCTCAATCAGAGGAAAATGATGTGATTGCTATCTCAGAAAAAATGAAGGATTTGTATCAGTTGGTGGAAAAGGTGGCCCTGGTAGATTCCACGATATTGGTGGTTGGAGAGTCGGGAGTGGGAAAAGGGGTGTTTGCTTCTCTTATCCATAAAAAGAGCAACCGAAAAAACCAGCCATTTATCCATATTAATTGTGGGGCGATTCCTTCTACTCTTATCGAATCTGAACTATTTGGATATGAAGCAGGAGCGTTTACAGGGGCTAGAAAAGAGGGAAAACGTGGTGTCATCGAAATGGCGGAAGGGGGTACATTATTTCTTGATGAAATTGGTGAAATCCCTCTGAACATCCAGGTAAAGCTTCTTCAAGTACTCCAAGAAGGACGTTTTCGAAGAGTTGGAGGCAATCAATTTATTCAGGTAAACGCACGGATCATTGCGGCAACCAATCAAGATTTAAGAAAGATGATTGCCGAAGGGAGATTTAGAGAAGATTTATATTACCGCTTGAATGTTATACCCATAACCATCCCTCCCTTAAGACATCGAAAGGAAGAGATCCCTGAACTTATTCGTTATTTTCTTAATAAGGTGAATCAAAAGTATCAAACCTACAAATATTTTAACAGGGAAGCTATGGAAATTCTTTGTCAATATGATTGGCCTGGGAATGTCCGGGAGTTGGAAAATATGGTAGAAAGGCTTGTCGTTGTTAGCGAGTCAGTGGAGATCTCATCTCTCCACTTGCCTGAATATATGTATCAGAAACATTTAAAGCATTCATCACCTTCCATTTTGGTAAAAAATATCTGTCCATTAAAAGAAGCGGTTGAAGAGGTGGAGAAGCAATTGATACTCAAGGCTTATGAAAAATACCAGAACACTTATCGATGTGCCGAAGCCTTGGGGGTAAACCAATCTACCGTAGTTAGGAAGATTAATAAATATGCGATAAAGAAAGGAGAAATCCAATGGCAATTTCAAAGGAAGAATTGA
- the gabT gene encoding 4-aminobutyrate--2-oxoglutarate transaminase, with translation MAISKEELTKTVPGPLSHTLHQRRNEAVPRGPINTTPLYARSAQGAVITDVDGNQYLDFAGGIGIQNVGHSHPKVVKAIHEQASDFIHPCFHVIPYEKYIELAEKLNLLTPGTFKKKTMFANSGAEAVENAVKIARKATGRRAVLSFQRAFHGRTLLAMSLTSKVKPYKDGFGPFAPDIYKLPYPYYYRAPQGMTQEDVDSELLQQIEQFFLGEVGSQDVAAIIMEPMQGEGGFIVPSKAFVQGVKAIADKHNILFIADEIQAGFGRTGKLFAMEHFEVVPDIMTLSKSIAAGMPLSAVTGRAELMDSPEPGQLGGTFGGSPVACAAGLAVLEIIEEENLVYRAEVIGRRMKDRFEEMKEKYSLIGDVRGLGAMVGMELVKDRKTKEPAKEETVRIVTELWKNGLIGLSAGLFGNVVRFLPPLVITDEQLDSGLNIIERVISSVQDSR, from the coding sequence ATGGCAATTTCAAAGGAAGAATTGACAAAAACGGTTCCAGGCCCCCTGTCCCATACTCTCCATCAAAGAAGAAACGAAGCTGTTCCTCGCGGGCCGATTAATACAACACCTTTATACGCTCGCTCTGCCCAAGGAGCTGTGATTACCGATGTTGATGGGAATCAATACCTTGATTTTGCTGGGGGAATCGGCATCCAAAATGTAGGACACAGCCATCCAAAGGTGGTAAAAGCCATACATGAACAGGCATCTGACTTTATTCATCCCTGTTTTCATGTGATTCCCTATGAGAAATATATCGAGTTGGCGGAAAAACTGAATCTTCTGACTCCTGGGACATTCAAGAAAAAAACTATGTTTGCAAACAGCGGAGCTGAAGCCGTTGAAAATGCAGTGAAAATTGCCAGAAAAGCGACCGGACGAAGAGCCGTATTATCCTTCCAACGGGCATTTCATGGCAGAACGTTACTAGCTATGTCTCTAACAAGTAAAGTAAAGCCGTACAAAGACGGGTTTGGCCCCTTTGCACCAGACATCTATAAACTACCCTATCCGTACTATTACAGGGCGCCTCAGGGAATGACCCAGGAAGACGTGGACTCTGAGCTACTGCAACAAATAGAACAGTTCTTTTTAGGGGAAGTTGGCAGTCAAGACGTGGCCGCAATTATTATGGAACCGATGCAGGGGGAAGGTGGGTTTATTGTTCCTTCAAAAGCTTTTGTCCAAGGGGTTAAGGCGATTGCTGATAAACACAACATCCTATTTATAGCCGATGAGATTCAGGCAGGATTTGGCCGAACCGGCAAATTGTTTGCCATGGAACATTTTGAAGTGGTTCCCGATATCATGACATTGTCAAAGTCCATAGCGGCAGGGATGCCTTTAAGTGCAGTAACGGGAAGGGCTGAATTGATGGATTCACCTGAGCCCGGCCAATTGGGAGGCACGTTTGGTGGTAGCCCGGTGGCTTGTGCCGCTGGACTAGCAGTATTGGAAATTATTGAGGAAGAAAATCTGGTATACCGGGCAGAAGTGATCGGCAGGCGAATGAAAGATCGATTTGAGGAGATGAAAGAAAAGTATTCCCTGATAGGTGATGTAAGAGGACTAGGTGCCATGGTCGGGATGGAGTTGGTAAAAGACAGAAAGACTAAAGAGCCGGCAAAGGAAGAAACTGTCCGTATTGTAACCGAATTATGGAAAAACGGACTCATTGGATTAAGTGCGGGACTATTTGGGAATGTTGTGCGCTTCCTTCCGCCATTGGTGATTACAGATGAACAGCTGGATTCCGGTTTGAATATCATTGAACGGGTGATCTCTTCTGTTCAAGATTCGAGGTAA
- a CDS encoding APC family permease: MKKNDEGFVRVLTRWDILVLSFGAMIGWGWVVLSGSWVQSAGTLGAIIAFLLGGILVTFVGLTYSELTAAMPKVGGEHVFTHRAMGAKWAFIASWAIALGYISVVAFEAVALPTVVEYLFPNYKVGYLWTIAGWDVYASWAAIGIIGSIMLTLLNYIGVKPAAVFQLICTTLLALVGLSLIGGSTFAQGAPNPLPSFIDGWGGIMTVLVMTPFMFVGFDVIPQAAEEINLPNKQIGNVLILSVVLAVLWYIGIIYGVGSALTGEQMANSSLATADAMSAIFSSPFAAKILIIAGIGGILTSWNAFFIGGSRILYAMAQSKMLPAWLGKLHPKYKTPSNAILLIGILSVLAPLFGRKMLVWLVDAGGVNIVLTYLLVAISFLILRKRESEMERPFLAGKSPWVGWVATILSAGLILLYLPGMPSALVWPYEWVIVLVWWIVGAYFMMQMPADTHVSYSTDLEEIAE, encoded by the coding sequence ATGAAGAAAAATGATGAAGGATTTGTCCGGGTGTTGACAAGATGGGATATTCTTGTTCTATCCTTTGGGGCGATGATTGGTTGGGGATGGGTGGTTCTTTCTGGGTCATGGGTCCAATCCGCTGGAACCCTTGGCGCAATAATTGCATTTTTGCTTGGCGGGATCCTGGTCACATTTGTCGGTCTTACTTATTCCGAATTGACGGCAGCCATGCCCAAAGTGGGAGGAGAACATGTTTTTACCCATCGTGCCATGGGAGCAAAATGGGCTTTTATCGCTTCGTGGGCTATCGCCTTAGGTTATATTTCTGTAGTAGCCTTTGAAGCAGTTGCTTTACCAACGGTAGTAGAATACTTGTTTCCCAATTACAAGGTGGGATATCTCTGGACTATTGCCGGTTGGGATGTTTATGCTTCATGGGCTGCCATTGGAATTATTGGATCTATTATGTTAACGCTACTCAATTATATTGGAGTAAAGCCTGCTGCAGTTTTTCAATTGATTTGTACCACCTTATTGGCTCTGGTTGGGCTTTCATTGATTGGGGGTTCCACATTTGCCCAGGGAGCTCCTAACCCTTTGCCATCATTTATTGACGGATGGGGTGGAATCATGACGGTCCTGGTGATGACCCCCTTCATGTTTGTGGGATTTGACGTGATACCCCAAGCGGCAGAAGAGATTAATCTTCCTAACAAACAGATTGGGAATGTCCTTATTTTATCCGTTGTTTTAGCGGTATTATGGTATATCGGTATCATTTACGGAGTGGGGAGTGCCTTAACAGGGGAGCAGATGGCTAATTCATCGCTGGCGACTGCTGATGCTATGTCCGCTATATTCAGCAGTCCATTTGCAGCGAAGATTCTGATCATTGCAGGGATCGGCGGAATCTTAACAAGCTGGAATGCTTTTTTCATAGGAGGCAGCCGTATTTTATATGCCATGGCTCAATCCAAAATGCTTCCTGCTTGGTTAGGAAAGCTTCATCCGAAGTATAAAACACCTTCCAATGCCATTCTACTGATAGGAATACTTTCTGTTTTAGCACCGCTGTTTGGTCGGAAAATGCTAGTGTGGCTTGTAGATGCCGGTGGAGTAAATATTGTTCTGACGTATCTTCTGGTAGCCATTTCCTTTCTCATCTTAAGAAAGAGGGAGTCTGAAATGGAACGGCCGTTTTTAGCGGGTAAGAGCCCATGGGTTGGATGGGTTGCTACCATCTTAAGTGCAGGGTTAATTCTTCTTTATTTACCCGGGATGCCATCTGCATTGGTATGGCCTTATGAATGGGTCATTGTCTTAGTTTGGTGGATCGTCGGAGCCTATTTTATGATGCAAATGCCTGCAGATACTCATGTTTCATACTCAACGGATTTGGAAGAGATTGCAGAGTGA
- a CDS encoding enoyl-CoA hydratase/isomerase family protein yields MSYEKILVEKRGSVAIITLNHPEKLNVLDMVLCQELAKATKEVREDQGIRAVVITGAGKNFCAGGDLQALQSISPEEGHRLLKEIHSFILDMVEMEKPVIAAVNGAAAGAGFNLALAADLLIAEEGAKFTQAFVKIGVAPDAGGTYILPRLIGPHLAKQLFFTGELIDAKKAKELGIVSQVVPDGEVLNEALSLAEKLAAGPTRAIGMTKRLINKGWNSDFQSLLKMEGDIQELLFASDDFQEGASAFFEKRNPQFKGN; encoded by the coding sequence ATGTCCTATGAAAAAATCCTTGTAGAAAAAAGGGGAAGTGTCGCTATAATCACCTTAAATCATCCAGAGAAATTAAATGTGTTGGATATGGTTTTGTGCCAGGAACTGGCTAAAGCAACGAAAGAGGTAAGGGAAGACCAGGGAATAAGGGCAGTTGTCATTACTGGAGCAGGGAAAAACTTTTGTGCAGGAGGAGATTTGCAGGCGTTGCAATCCATTTCTCCTGAAGAAGGCCATCGACTGTTGAAGGAGATTCACAGTTTCATTCTTGATATGGTTGAGATGGAAAAACCGGTGATTGCTGCTGTCAATGGTGCCGCTGCTGGAGCGGGATTTAATCTAGCCTTGGCAGCCGATCTGTTAATTGCAGAAGAAGGGGCCAAGTTTACTCAAGCCTTTGTCAAGATTGGGGTGGCGCCTGATGCGGGCGGCACATATATACTGCCTCGCTTGATAGGACCCCATTTGGCCAAGCAATTATTTTTTACCGGGGAATTGATTGATGCCAAAAAGGCAAAGGAATTAGGGATTGTCTCTCAGGTGGTTCCTGATGGAGAAGTATTGAATGAAGCTCTCTCTTTGGCCGAAAAGTTGGCTGCTGGACCAACCAGAGCCATCGGCATGACAAAAAGACTGATAAACAAAGGGTGGAATTCGGATTTTCAATCCCTCCTGAAAATGGAAGGAGACATCCAGGAATTGCTTTTTGCCTCTGATGATTTTCAGGAAGGAGCTTCGGCTTTCTTCGAAAAGAGGAATCCGCAATTTAAAGGAAACTAA
- a CDS encoding CaiB/BaiF CoA transferase family protein: MSGALTGVKVLDLTRVLAGPFCTMMLGDLGADVIKVEAPGGSDDTRGWGPPYTGGESAYYLCTNRNKRGITLNLKSEEGRAIVKKMAATSDVLIQNFKVGTMEKWGLGYEDLKKINSGLVYCSISGFGHEGPYQHLPGYDYIVQAMGGMMSITGSEETGPMKVGVAIADLATGMFAAISILAALHERTKSGEGQHVDISLFDSQIAILANVASNYLISGNIPKRYGNQHPNIVPYQVFKAKDGEMVIAVGNDRQFEKLCQLMNREELSKDPRFSTNSSRLENRETIIPILQEELMKKGVKEWQVLLNEAGIPNGPINNMEQIFQDPQVEARQMKITMPHPTAEMVSLVGSPLKLSRTSVEYLRHPPLAGEHTEEVLQEFGFLKEEINQFRKNGII, translated from the coding sequence ATGTCAGGTGCATTAACCGGGGTGAAGGTCCTTGATCTGACCCGGGTATTGGCAGGGCCATTTTGTACGATGATGTTGGGGGATTTGGGTGCGGACGTAATTAAGGTTGAAGCACCGGGAGGAAGTGATGATACCCGGGGATGGGGACCTCCTTACACAGGTGGTGAAAGTGCCTATTATCTTTGCACCAACCGTAACAAAAGAGGCATCACCTTGAATCTGAAATCGGAAGAGGGAAGAGCTATTGTAAAAAAAATGGCGGCAACCTCAGATGTATTGATTCAAAATTTCAAAGTTGGAACTATGGAAAAATGGGGGTTAGGTTACGAGGACCTTAAGAAAATAAATTCCGGACTTGTCTATTGTTCCATCAGTGGGTTTGGACATGAAGGGCCATATCAGCACCTCCCCGGGTATGATTACATCGTTCAAGCGATGGGAGGTATGATGAGCATCACTGGAAGTGAGGAAACAGGGCCGATGAAGGTAGGAGTGGCCATCGCTGATTTGGCCACGGGAATGTTTGCGGCCATCAGCATATTGGCAGCCCTGCATGAGAGAACAAAGTCTGGGGAGGGCCAGCATGTGGACATTTCACTATTTGATTCCCAAATCGCGATTTTGGCCAATGTAGCAAGCAATTATTTAATCTCCGGAAACATTCCCAAAAGGTATGGAAATCAGCATCCCAATATCGTGCCGTATCAGGTGTTTAAAGCCAAGGATGGGGAAATGGTCATTGCCGTTGGCAATGACAGGCAATTTGAAAAGCTGTGTCAGTTAATGAATAGAGAAGAGCTCAGTAAGGATCCGAGATTTTCAACCAATTCAAGCCGTTTGGAGAATCGGGAGACGATCATTCCTATTTTACAGGAAGAACTGATGAAAAAAGGGGTTAAAGAATGGCAAGTTCTTTTAAATGAAGCAGGGATTCCTAACGGACCCATTAACAATATGGAACAGATTTTTCAGGATCCTCAAGTAGAAGCTCGGCAAATGAAAATCACCATGCCACACCCAACGGCAGAAATGGTATCCCTTGTTGGAAGCCCATTAAAACTGTCAAGGACGTCTGTTGAGTATTTGCGTCATCCGCCGTTGGCGGGGGAACATACGGAAGAAGTTCTTCAGGAGTTTGGATTTTTAAAGGAAGAAATCAATCAATTCAGAAAAAATGGAATTATTTAG